The following are encoded together in the Candidatus Firestonebacteria bacterium RIFOXYD2_FULL_39_29 genome:
- a CDS encoding glycogen phosphorylase, which translates to MGTSFLYNRQYTLAKDRYTATEYDNFKSLAMAIRDRLVEKWLATQEEYHNKNTKRVYYLSMEFLIGRLLSNYMINLDLDKITKEALGKLSLNFEELEEQETDAGLGNGGLGRLAACFLDSMATLAIPAHGYGIRYDYGIFKQKIINGNQVEYPDEWLKRDNQWEFARPENCVTIKFYGKSLMSQNNAKLAAKWGDTEDVLAMPYDILIPGYKNDKVNTLRLWAGKSTEDFNFNHFNYGDYERAVYNKVTSENISKVLYPNDDFFRGRELRLKQEYFLTAASISDILRRYKKENKDITQLGDLIAIQLNDTHPALAIAELMRILVDEELVNWEKALEIVRKVFAYTNHTVMPEAIEKWSVDLFGKLLPRHLQIIYEINADFLAEVRKKYPCDEGKAARMSLIEESNPDLVRMAFLCIVCSHKVNGVSELHSELLKSYVFKEFYEMFPEKFTNMTNGITQRRWLLEANPRLCKLITEAIGNKWTTNLYELEKLLPKREDPAFRQRWQIIKRENKVDLSNYIMKHNNIIIDPDSIFDVQVKRIHEYKRQTMLCFFIISQYLKIKRQPDHSFIPRTFIFGGKAAPGYAMAKLTIKFINSMADVINNDKDIKDKIKVVFLEDYRVSLAQKIFPASDLSEQISTAGTEASGTGCMKFMMNGALTIATWDGANIEIAKEVGKENIFIFGKSVEDIEKIRKQGYDIGEFVRCSSGLTEVFNLLRNNHFSLQEFGIFDPLINSILNNDRFYICADFDQYEKAQEAVSTLYTDRENWAKMSITNVAKSGKFSSDRTIKEYAKEIWKVGYEEKIPKDLS; encoded by the coding sequence ATAGGTACTTCTTTCTTATATAACAGGCAGTACACACTTGCAAAAGACAGATACACGGCTACAGAGTACGACAATTTCAAATCTCTCGCTATGGCTATCAGAGACCGTCTGGTAGAAAAATGGCTGGCAACCCAGGAAGAGTACCACAATAAGAACACAAAACGGGTTTACTATCTTTCTATGGAGTTTTTGATCGGCCGTCTCCTCAGCAATTATATGATAAATCTTGATCTGGACAAAATCACTAAAGAAGCTTTGGGAAAACTCTCTTTAAATTTTGAAGAGCTTGAAGAACAGGAAACGGATGCAGGGCTTGGAAATGGCGGGTTAGGAAGGCTTGCCGCTTGTTTTCTTGATTCTATGGCAACACTCGCAATTCCGGCCCACGGCTACGGAATAAGATATGACTACGGAATATTCAAGCAGAAGATAATAAACGGTAATCAGGTGGAATACCCTGATGAATGGTTAAAAAGGGATAATCAGTGGGAGTTTGCAAGACCCGAAAATTGCGTAACTATAAAATTTTACGGAAAATCTCTCATGTCCCAGAACAACGCCAAACTTGCCGCAAAATGGGGCGACACGGAAGATGTACTGGCCATGCCTTACGACATTCTTATTCCGGGTTATAAAAACGACAAAGTAAACACCCTGCGCCTCTGGGCCGGAAAAAGCACGGAAGATTTTAATTTTAACCATTTTAACTACGGAGATTACGAAAGAGCCGTATATAACAAGGTCACTTCGGAAAATATTTCAAAAGTTCTTTATCCGAACGACGACTTTTTTAGAGGAAGAGAGCTCCGTTTGAAACAGGAGTATTTTCTGACAGCCGCATCTATTTCGGATATTTTAAGACGCTACAAAAAAGAAAATAAAGATATTACACAACTTGGCGATCTCATAGCTATCCAGCTTAATGACACTCATCCCGCCCTTGCTATAGCAGAACTGATGCGCATCCTGGTAGATGAAGAACTTGTAAACTGGGAAAAGGCGCTCGAGATCGTAAGAAAAGTATTTGCCTATACCAATCATACCGTAATGCCTGAAGCAATTGAAAAATGGTCCGTGGATCTATTCGGAAAGCTGCTCCCCAGACATTTACAGATAATTTATGAGATTAACGCGGATTTCCTTGCGGAGGTAAGAAAGAAATACCCCTGCGACGAAGGTAAAGCAGCAAGAATGTCTTTAATTGAAGAGTCAAATCCGGATTTGGTACGTATGGCGTTTCTTTGCATTGTTTGCAGTCACAAAGTCAACGGAGTTTCAGAACTGCACTCCGAACTCCTTAAAAGTTACGTATTCAAGGAGTTCTACGAGATGTTTCCGGAGAAATTCACAAATATGACAAACGGCATAACCCAAAGAAGATGGCTTCTCGAGGCAAACCCCCGGCTTTGTAAGCTGATTACTGAAGCCATAGGCAATAAATGGACAACAAACCTTTATGAACTGGAAAAACTGCTGCCAAAACGTGAAGATCCTGCATTCAGACAACGCTGGCAGATAATAAAGAGAGAAAACAAAGTGGATCTGTCAAATTATATAATGAAACATAACAACATTATAATAGACCCGGATTCTATCTTTGACGTGCAGGTAAAAAGGATACACGAATACAAAAGACAGACCATGCTTTGTTTCTTTATAATTTCCCAGTATTTGAAAATTAAGAGACAGCCTGATCACAGCTTTATACCCAGGACTTTCATCTTCGGAGGCAAAGCAGCTCCGGGTTACGCCATGGCAAAACTCACAATAAAATTCATTAACAGCATGGCAGATGTAATAAATAATGATAAAGATATCAAAGATAAAATAAAAGTAGTTTTCCTGGAAGACTACCGCGTTTCGCTGGCGCAAAAGATATTTCCTGCAAGCGACCTGTCCGAGCAGATCTCCACAGCAGGGACAGAGGCTTCAGGCACCGGCTGTATGAAATTTATGATGAACGGGGCTTTAACCATCGCAACCTGGGACGGGGCTAATATTGAGATTGCAAAAGAAGTCGGAAAAGAGAATATATTCATATTCGGCAAATCAGTGGAAGATATAGAAAAGATCAGGAAGCAAGGGTATGATATCGGAGAATTTGTCCGTTGTTCTTCCGGTCTTACCGAGGTCTTTAATCTCCTCCGTAATAACCATTTTTCTTTGCAGGAGTTCGGCATCTTTGACCCGCTTATAAACTCCATATTGAACAATGACAGGTTTTATATTTGCGCGGACTTTGACCAGTATGAAAAAGCTCAGGAAGCCGTATCAACCCTTTACACAGACAGAGAAAACTGGGCAAAAATGTCCATCACCAACGTAGCAAAATCCGGAAAATTCTCTTCCGACAGAACAATAAAGGAATACGCAAAAGAAATCTGGAAAGTCGGATACGAAGAGAAAATACCTAAAGATTTAAGCTAA
- a CDS encoding DNA-binding response regulator: MAKEKILIVDDEKDIVELVKYHVEKSGYKALTAGSGGEALDIAAKQQPALIVLDIMLPGFDGYEVCRILKRNENTKNIPIIMLTAKAAEEDTVTGLKAGADDYLSKPFSPKILMARIDAVLRRSKQSESSADVLTECGISINLTGYEATLDGKLIPLTKIEFSLLSFLMKNKGKVYNREQIISGAWSYETAIVDRAVDVHIRHLREKFGKSGKLIKTVHGVGYKFSS, from the coding sequence ATGGCAAAAGAAAAAATACTTATAGTTGACGACGAGAAAGATATTGTTGAACTTGTTAAGTACCATGTTGAAAAAAGCGGGTACAAGGCGCTTACCGCGGGAAGCGGCGGAGAGGCTCTGGATATTGCGGCGAAACAGCAGCCGGCACTAATTGTCCTGGATATAATGCTTCCGGGTTTCGACGGTTATGAGGTTTGCAGGATATTAAAGAGAAATGAGAACACAAAAAATATACCTATAATTATGCTAACCGCAAAAGCTGCGGAAGAGGATACTGTGACAGGACTCAAAGCCGGTGCCGATGATTATCTCAGCAAACCATTCAGTCCGAAAATACTAATGGCCAGAATAGATGCGGTTCTTCGCAGGTCAAAGCAGAGTGAAAGCAGTGCCGATGTCTTGACTGAGTGCGGGATCAGTATAAATCTAACCGGTTATGAAGCAACTTTGGACGGGAAACTAATTCCCCTGACAAAAATAGAGTTTTCACTGCTTTCTTTTCTCATGAAAAATAAAGGTAAGGTGTATAATCGCGAGCAAATAATCAGCGGGGCCTGGAGTTATGAGACAGCTATTGTTGACCGAGCTGTTGATGTTCATATCCGCCATTTAAGGGAAAAATTCGGCAAATCGGGAAAACTCATCAAAACCGTACATGGGGTAGGGTATAAATTCTCTTCCTGA
- a CDS encoding phosphate ABC transporter permease subunit PstC, whose protein sequence is MISRKITDSIIEKLIFASGIAAIILVSLIFFFLLREGLGFFAQYSIKDFLSGHYWYPTSKPAGFGILSLIMGSVFVTLGAAVIAVPVGVMAAFYISEVAPVSVRDILKSGIELLAAIPSVVIGFIGMVTLVPFVRVMFDIPTGLSAFSGSLMLAFMAMPTIVSISEDAIRSVPWTYKEAALSLGATKWQTMYRIVLPAAAPGILAAVMLGIGRVIGETMAVMMITGNAAAIPESIFDPVRTMTATIAAEMGETVKGSMHYKGLFAIGLVLFVITFIINFIADSFLNRTKK, encoded by the coding sequence ATGATTAGCAGGAAAATTACGGATTCAATAATAGAAAAGCTGATATTTGCTTCCGGTATTGCCGCAATTATTCTTGTCTCCTTGATATTTTTCTTTCTACTCCGGGAAGGTCTTGGATTTTTTGCTCAGTATAGTATAAAAGATTTCCTTTCGGGGCATTACTGGTACCCCACTTCAAAACCTGCAGGTTTTGGAATACTCTCTCTTATCATGGGCTCTGTATTTGTAACTCTCGGAGCCGCTGTTATTGCCGTCCCGGTCGGAGTTATGGCCGCTTTTTACATCTCTGAAGTTGCTCCCGTGTCAGTCAGGGATATTTTAAAGTCCGGTATTGAGCTTCTTGCAGCCATCCCGAGCGTGGTTATCGGTTTTATCGGTATGGTAACTCTGGTGCCGTTTGTCAGAGTAATGTTTGATATACCTACCGGTCTTTCCGCATTTTCAGGTTCGCTCATGCTTGCTTTTATGGCGATGCCTACCATTGTCTCTATCTCCGAAGATGCTATTCGTTCCGTTCCCTGGACTTACAAAGAAGCGGCTCTTTCCCTCGGAGCCACAAAATGGCAGACAATGTACAGAATAGTTTTGCCTGCGGCGGCTCCCGGAATACTTGCGGCTGTGATGCTTGGCATAGGCCGGGTTATAGGTGAGACCATGGCTGTAATGATGATAACAGGAAATGCGGCGGCGATCCCGGAATCTATCTTTGATCCGGTCCGCACTATGACGGCTACGATCGCAGCCGAGATGGGTGAGACCGTGAAAGGAAGCATGCATTACAAAGGCCTGTTTGCCATCGGACTGGTCCTTTTTGTGATTACGTTTATTATTAACTTCATAGCAGACTCGTTTCTTAACAGGACAAAAAAGTAA